In the genome of Lathyrus oleraceus cultivar Zhongwan6 chromosome 4, CAAS_Psat_ZW6_1.0, whole genome shotgun sequence, the window CAATCACTGGTCGGGTTACTCCACAAGCACGCCCAAGTGCTTGTTTTGATGTGACAAACACGTAGGGAACATTCTAAATATAACAAACAGGTAATTGTACAAGATTAATAAGCTATACACTGCTGATAgaaaaaaatcacaaaataaaaTGAATCAGTTCGAATGGTAGACAAACATCATTATATTTTCCAAATTGCAACAAACAAGATTGGTAAAGCAAAAAAATACATCTACCAATACCACAAATTTGCAGAACAACTAGTTGTGGTCATGATTTATCCACTCCTAATTGGTTTAAGAGTAAGCTACAACAATCATTTCCAAACCTTGTGAAATTCCATGCAAATGAGCAATCAGTTAATTTCACAGCCCTGACATTTTAGTGCAACTAGACTACATAGCTATAAGCTAGAAGAGTATATGCTGCTGAAAGAAAACTTTGAAAAGCCATAATTTTAATAGTCAGAGGTCATCAGAAAATAAATTACCACCGCGTAACACAACGCCAATTAAAACCACAGACATATTACAAATCACTGAAGGCATACATATGATTGAATGAACTTGGTGCAAAGCAGTCAAGGAAAAACATAACATGTAAGAACTTGCTGTATCAGTATATGAAACATCTAAAAACCTATTGCCGCATTATAAGAACCTGTAACTGtgaaaacaataaaaaaatgTTTTTGGAAATAGATAAATAAATAGTTTACTGCATAAAACAACTACACAGCATAATATCTGAATGTACATATATCCTATATATCCTATTAATTTTTATTGATACATTAAACTTAGTCAACAAGGCAAAAATTATAATATGTGATGATACAATAAATAAATTAAGATTACAAATAAGATATAAAGATTAATAACAAAATATGATACCTTATCCTCGGCAAGAAGAGGAAGATGGAGAAGAATCTCAAGAGGCTCAGCATCAGCAGCCATAACAACAAACTCAGAAATACCTCTATTCAAGGTCTTCGTCGCTACAATCCAACCAAAAAAACAAATTcaacaaaaaacaaaacaaaaaaattaaacaaaaaaaaaatttacaaatTAGGGTTACCTTCATTTGCCCCCTTCTTGAGTTGCTTGTAGTTTGCAGCTTGTTGAACAAGATCCATAATCGTTATTGTAAGCTGAGCATCAGCCAAAGGGTACGCTTTAGGGTTTACTGCATCTCCTGTCTGAAAATTTTCGTATACAAAAAGGAGTATGAATCAGTAATCGATAAACATGGAATCGAATTAAGAGATAAACGAAGGAAATTTTGAGAAAGTAGATTGGTACCATTGTTGATTGAGGAATGAACGAAGACGATGGAAGACGGCTAGGGTTTATGGTTTGGGTAGAATGAGGACTGAACAGAGTCTACAGAGCCGTTATAGAAACGAGGACTTTATATATAATAacaatttttattattaattaatattaatgTATATGTATATAGGTTTGCGGCTTATGGTTACTACTAGTAGTAGGTCTTTATTGGATCTCCATGTGGATGAACCGGAAGCCCATTTTGGTTCTAACCCGACCCAATACagaaaattttaccttgtacccctacAATTAATCCCATACCCcctacaaaaatttaaaaattcccattttacccttaattggttttaaccaatttaccatttcatttttaccattcagttgaaaattacaaaaattacactttcacacccctcgcaccggaacacccgcaaaaagacttccggtatgtatttttccaaaccggaagacttttGGGAAGACTTCCGGAACACAAAAAAAGCAAACTGGAACACTTAAGGAAAGAGTTCCGGTTCacataaaaaaaaattcaaaaaaaatttgcataccggaactctttggagaagtgttccggtttgctttttttgtgtaccggaagtCTTTCTTTAAGTCTTCCGGTACgtgtttttttttttatttttatttttatttttatttttttacagaaatggaaaatcttcccaaaatatgtgtagatactactgatgcgtttatgacgacggaaagatttggtacacgagaagaggttatcagatggattaaagaggttggaatcgacaataaagtaactgttattatcagtcgttcagatactgaaacggggaagagagggagaagtaacaaaataatatttggctgtgataaaggtgggaaacacaagattagtgatagtggtacccaaagtgcgtccaagaaatgtggatgtccatttaaaatcaggtcgactccggcgaaagatggatctggttggaagattgatgtaaaatgtgggttacataatcatggtttacctgatagattagaaggtcattcgtttattggtaggttgaccacagatgagaagcaacatgtcgctgatttggcaaagagacatgtagcacctagaaacattttgctttccttgcaagacaagtttcctgagaatgtcactcgtattacgcaagtatacaagcataagagtgtgatagaaaaagagataagaggtccaaggagtgagatacaacatctgtttaagcttattgaggatgcaggatatgtgtattggagtagaaaaaaggatgactcggaagtggtgagagagatattttgggcacatcctgattcagtgaagttgttgaatatatttccgattgtgttagttatggatagcacctacaagacaaacaaatatagacaacctttgtttgaaattgttggcatgacatcgactgagttgacttttgctgttggatttgcatatatggagtctgagcaaacagagaatttttgctgggtattggagaaattaaaagagttgtttgtgaagaaagacatgtgtccacaagtgattttgacagatagagatcttgctttgatgaaagcaattgaagttggaaaatactcgtgaatccaacactgttacaaaataaaaacataataaataaaacaaattaagttacaatattttataaaatgaatccaacacttaattaacaaaattaaattatatacctgtaggagagtaggatatccacctagctgtttgcaactgtacattgacgcatctccaagatatcggtagagggtaactagtgcagctgctccccaactatatcctgaacatccatccaagtccctaaacaggaggaggtatcgtgcctctacaagtgtaaaggtcttatcagcaaatatggtggaacccaccaacatcaatagatatgctctagtcgcatatgcccagctggAAGCAGCCCTATGATGTACGAATATATCatataaccactccaacttgtaatacgaccccctgcagctccgaacatgtgactgtgcctgactctgtgacactcctaggtagtcaacagcaagttcaacagctagctcttcagtcacatcctgaggactccaAAAGATACCCCTAATGGGCAAGTGAAGTAGACATGCGACATCGtctaaagtaatgctcatttcaccaaacggcatgtgaaatgaagatgtctctagatgccatctttccacaaatgcagagacaagatttgtgtctatcttgttcagactcgttctctgcagtgaagctaaaccggatctagatacccaactctccatctgtggtggaagagccaatggaaccctagaattcaacttcagtccatgtccggcaaccttcaactctttctttggtcctctttcctaaaaacaattaaaacacatattagaaaacaaattataaaatattcaactattattcattttcaaatatagtcagtttacttacctcaccgaaccatatatgtcgagcaacatgatgctcgtacttcaccaaaagcgatgtatcgtacggccctcctggatatccagtcggctcagctgcagctgcagatgaagatgcaccccggtctaacgtgcggactggaatccggccatctgcacctcttcttcgaaccactgcaaaaataatgtaaaaaaaaataattaaaattaaaaaaaaaaaaaaaaaaaattacgtaccggaacacttcaaagaagagttccggtacacatcatccaaaccggaagacttgaagaaagtgttccggtatacaagtatacaaaccggaagactttctagAAGACTTCCGGTTCAGTGTCCATAAAAACAACAAACCGGAACACTTtagagaagtgttccggtatacacttttcaaaccggaagacttactcttaagtgttccggtatacaatgCAAAAACGCCAAAAAAATTTCTTCTCCGGAAGTCTTCaacgaaaatggtaaaaaaaatttgaaacggaaaatataccctatttatatgagggtattttggtcaaaaaaatttaaatgtaggagtatgggtacaattgtaggggtataGGGTAAAATTTTCCCCAATACAATTCCTATAAAAAATTTGGCCCACAAATATGTAGTTTTTTCATAAGTCATTTTAGACAATTTGTCACGACACCCTCAAAATTTAACTTAACACTGCTCTAAAAATATTCCATTAAGCTGCATTTGTTTCAGGATAAATAGAGGGATGGAGAGGGAACAAAATCCCTACGAAACACATTTTGCATCCCCAAATGAGGGAATTATGGGAGGAGAGAAAATATGAATTTTAATATTTAAGTTCTTGTTAAGGTAttcttaattttattttaa includes:
- the LOC127073566 gene encoding uncharacterized protein LOC127073566, translated to MTGDAVNPKAYPLADAQLTITIMDLVQQAANYKQLKKGANEATKTLNRGISEFVVMAADAEPLEILLHLPLLAEDKNVPYVFVTSKQALGRACGVTRPVIACSVTTNEGSQLKSQIQQLKDAIEKLLI